The nucleotide sequence CGGTATCCGGCCACGGCGGCGGTGCTCATGGCCTCTGTCCCCCCGAGCGGGCTGCTGCCGTCCACCTGGCGCATGCTCATGAGCGACCCGCTGCTGTTCGCCCAGTTCGGCCTCATGCAGGGCCTCGGGCCGCGCGCGGTGGACCTGGACGTGGCACGGCGCGCGGTGTTCTCGGATCATCTCCCCGAGCCGGACCTCGCACGCTACGCCCGTTACATGCAGCCGGAATCCCAGCGCGCGATCTGGGAGATGAGCGCCACCGCCCCCGCCCGCCCCTGGCGCGTCGACCAGGCCCCTCCGATGCTGGTGCTCGGCGCCGAGGACGATGCCCTGTTCTCCGTGCCCGAGGCCGAGGCCACCGCCCGCCTCTGGCAGGCCGACCTGGCCATCGTCCCCGGCATGGCCCACGCCATGATGCTGGAACCCGGCTGGGACGGGGTGGCGGACCGACTGGTGAAATGGCTCTGGGCGCGCGGCGTTCGCTGAACGCGTCGCGCCCAGAGCCATTTAGTTCAAGGTTCAAAGTTCAAGGTTCAAAGACCACCCCCTAACGACCGTCCATGGCACTGACGTGCGGAGTGGGTCCGCCAACTTTGAACTTGCAACTTGAAACTTTGAACCGTGGTGAGGGCCGCTCTGCGGCCCTCACCACCGGAATTTGTCCCAGAGCTCCGGATGCGCCCAGTGGCGGGGGCTGAGCCAGTCCGGCGTGACCTTGTAGTCGACGATGTCGAACTGGTACCAGGGCCGGCGGTGGTTGCCGTCCAGGGTGGCGCCGAAGCCGCGGAAGCCGAGGCCGATGAGGGTGTGGCGGGACCAGGCCTCGCGCGGGCTGGCGGGGCCGATCACCAGGACCTGCCCGGCGTAGACGTCGCGCAGGCGCCCCAGTAGTGGGGTGACGTCCGCCGGCGGCACCGCAGCCTCGCCGTCGACGATGGCGAGGCTGGCGGCCGGGCAGTCGCCCAGGCGCGGCCAGGCCTCCGCGCCCGCCAGCCGCTGGGGGGCATGGTCCCCGAGAACCTGCGCCAGGGCGTCGTCGTCGCTCACCAGCAGGAGTCGCTCCGGGCGCACGTCGGCGAGCATGGCGGTCAGGCGCTGCTGCAGGGTGGGGAGCTCGGCCTCGGCCATTGGCGCCTCCGCATCGGCTGTGTCCATCAGCCTACGCCAGCCGGGAGCGAACCTGAACCGCGCCGCCATGGGTAGCCGCCGCGCGCAGGCCTGCCCGGCTCAAGTACGCCGGTCATGCGCCGATATCCCGTCAGTAACCCGGGAGTGCGCGCCCACTGTGCGCCTCCGAATGATCCGGGAGAGCTTTCGCCCATGGATCCAGCAACCCTCATCGGCCTGATCGGCGCCCTCGGCGTGATCATGGCCGCCGTCAGCATTGGCGGGACGCCGGCGACCTTCATCAACGTGCCCTCCATGCTCATCGTCATGGGCGGCACGCTGATGGCGACGCTCATCAAGTTCCGGCTCGGCGAGTTCCTGGGGGCGTTCAAGGTCGCGCGCCGCGCTTTCCGCTACAAGAGCGAGGAGCCGCGGGCGCTGATCGACCAGACCGTGGAGCTCGCCCAGGTCGCCCGCAAGGAGGGCCTGCTGGCGCTGGAGAGCTACGAGGTCGAGAACCCGTTCCTGCAGCAGGGCATCCAGCTCGTCGCCGATGGTCACGAGCCGGAGCTGGTGAAGAAGGTCCTCGGCCAGGAAATCGACATGACCATCGAGCGCAACGAGCGCGGCGAGAACGTGTTCCGCGCCATCGGCGACGTCGCACCGGCCATGGGCATGATCGGTACCCTGATCGGCCTGGTGGAGATGCTCTCCAACATGGAGGATCCCAAGAAGATCGGCCCGGCCATGGCCATCGCCCTGCTGACCACCCTCTACGGCGCCATCATCGCCAACGCCATCGCCCTGCCCATCGCCGACAAGCTGGCCAACCGCAATGCCGAGGAGCGCCTCAACCGCACCCTGATCCTGGAGGGCCTGCTGGCGATCCAGGAAGGCCTGAACCCGCGGGTGATCGGCGAGCTGCTCAAGACCTACCTCCCGAGCAAGGAGCGCCAGGAGATGGAGGAGGCCGCCTGAGGCCATGCTCGGCGACCCGCGCAACCGCAAGAAGACGCGGATCGTCCCGGCCGGCTCGCCGGCCTGGATGGCGACGTTCGCCGACCTCAGCACGCTGCTGCTGTCCTTTTTCGTGCTGCTGCTGTCGTTCTCGGAAATGGACGTAGAGCGCTACAAGCAGATCGCGGGGTCGCTGCGCAACGCCTTCGGCGTGCAGACCGAGCAGTTCAGCCGCGAGCCGCCCAAGGGCACGAGCTTCATCATGCGCAACTTCTCGCCGAGCCCGGGTGATCCGAGCCCGATCAACCCGATGCAGCAGAGCCCCACGCGGGAGCTGCGTCAGGGCGCCCAGGGGGACGGTGACAGCGCCGAGGGCCGGGAAAGCGGTGTGGCCGACATGGACGCCGAGGCGGTCGCCGAAGCCGCGGAGAATCTGGAGGCCATCCAGGCGCTGCTCGCCGAGGAGATCGAGCGCGGGCTGGTGGAGGTCTTCCGCAACGGCAACCGCGTCGTCATCCGCATCCGCGAGCGGGGTTCCTTCCCCTCCGGCTCGGCGGAGCTGATCGAGCCGTTCGCGCCGGTGATCAACAAGATCGGCCAGGCGCTCTCGATGACCGGTGGCGACATCATCGTCGCCGGTCATACCGACAGCGTGCCCATCTCCAATTCCCGTTTCCGTTCCAACTGGGAGCTGTCCGCGGCACGCGCGGTAACCCTCGTGCACCGGCTGCGGGACGCCGGCGACGTGGACGAGCGCCGCTTCACCGTGGAGGGCAACGGCGACACGGAGCCGCTGATGTCCAACGACTCGCCCCTGGGGCGGGCGATCAACCGGCGGGTGGAAATCACGCTGGTGCACGGGGAGGAGGACGCCGGCGTGCGCAGTGCCGCCGACTTCCTTGCTCCGCGGGAGGAGGGTAGTACCAATGACGACACCTGAGGATGAGACCGGGCGCGACCGGCGCCAGCGCTACCGGGTCAGCGACTGGGCCCTGGTGGATCTCGCCCCGGTGTCCGGCGACGAGCTGGAGGCCATCCGGGAGCGGCTGCGGCTGGCCTGGCCCGACGCCTTCAGCCTGAGTGCCCAGTTCCATGAGATGCGCCAGGAGCAGGTGGTGCTGCGGCGGCATGCCGAGCGCGAATCCGCGACCTTCGCCCGCCTGATGGAGGGCCTGGAGCGGCGACTCGACCGACTCGCGGAGATCCTGATGGTGCACGAGTTCGGCGAGTGTCCGCCGCCGCTGGAGGTGGATGTGAGCGCCGAGGGCATGGGACTGCACTGGCCCCGGCCTCTGGCCGAGGGGCAGGCCCTGCGGCTGCGCATGCTGTTTCCCTCCACCGGGGCCGGACTGCACACCCTGGCGCACGTGGCGTGGCGTGAGGTGGCCGGGGGCGGTACACGGGTGGGGCTGACGTTCGAGTTCCTGCACGAGCGCCAGGAGGAGCTGATGGTGCATCACGTCATGCAGCGCGAGGCGATGCTGCTGCGCGAGCGCAGCGACAGCCGGCCCAGCGGAAAATAGCGCCAGGCCCGGCTCTCAGCCCGTGGCGGCCTCGCGCGGCGCCTCTTCCTCCTGGGGGGCGTCCTCCTCGGCCGCGGCATCCGCATCGGGCCCCGTGCGCTCTGCGCCGTCGCCGTCATCGCCAGCCGCGGCGCGGCGCCGGAGCACCAGCCACACAGTGAGCCCGGCAAGCAGGACGAGCAGGTTCGCGAGGATCAGCACCGCTCCGACCAGCCACCAGTTGACGCCACGGCCCTCGTCAGCGGGGGCGGAGGGCTCGGCTTCGGACGACGAAGCGGCGCCTGCGGCGGCCGTG is from Spiribacter halobius and encodes:
- the tssL gene encoding type VI secretion system protein TssL, long form, with amino-acid sequence MLGDPRNRKKTRIVPAGSPAWMATFADLSTLLLSFFVLLLSFSEMDVERYKQIAGSLRNAFGVQTEQFSREPPKGTSFIMRNFSPSPGDPSPINPMQQSPTRELRQGAQGDGDSAEGRESGVADMDAEAVAEAAENLEAIQALLAEEIERGLVEVFRNGNRVVIRIRERGSFPSGSAELIEPFAPVINKIGQALSMTGGDIIVAGHTDSVPISNSRFRSNWELSAARAVTLVHRLRDAGDVDERRFTVEGNGDTEPLMSNDSPLGRAINRRVEITLVHGEEDAGVRSAADFLAPREEGSTNDDT
- a CDS encoding PilZ domain-containing protein, with protein sequence MTTPEDETGRDRRQRYRVSDWALVDLAPVSGDELEAIRERLRLAWPDAFSLSAQFHEMRQEQVVLRRHAERESATFARLMEGLERRLDRLAEILMVHEFGECPPPLEVDVSAEGMGLHWPRPLAEGQALRLRMLFPSTGAGLHTLAHVAWREVAGGGTRVGLTFEFLHERQEELMVHHVMQREAMLLRERSDSRPSGK
- the pomA gene encoding flagellar motor protein PomA; protein product: MDPATLIGLIGALGVIMAAVSIGGTPATFINVPSMLIVMGGTLMATLIKFRLGEFLGAFKVARRAFRYKSEEPRALIDQTVELAQVARKEGLLALESYEVENPFLQQGIQLVADGHEPELVKKVLGQEIDMTIERNERGENVFRAIGDVAPAMGMIGTLIGLVEMLSNMEDPKKIGPAMAIALLTTLYGAIIANAIALPIADKLANRNAEERLNRTLILEGLLAIQEGLNPRVIGELLKTYLPSKERQEMEEAA
- a CDS encoding DUF6231 family protein, with the translated sequence MDTADAEAPMAEAELPTLQQRLTAMLADVRPERLLLVSDDDALAQVLGDHAPQRLAGAEAWPRLGDCPAASLAIVDGEAAVPPADVTPLLGRLRDVYAGQVLVIGPASPREAWSRHTLIGLGFRGFGATLDGNHRRPWYQFDIVDYKVTPDWLSPRHWAHPELWDKFRW
- a CDS encoding alpha/beta hydrolase → MFLDFGWNGAGAARPALEVLQRQPAEGAATRRTPVVFVHGAFVGAWCWAEHFLDHFAAQGFHGVAPSLRGHGGSEGAGQLQYAGINEFVADLERVVAGLDGPPPVLVGHSMGGLVVQRYLERYPATAAVLMASVPPSGLLPSTWRMLMSDPLLFAQFGLMQGLGPRAVDLDVARRAVFSDHLPEPDLARYARYMQPESQRAIWEMSATAPARPWRVDQAPPMLVLGAEDDALFSVPEAEATARLWQADLAIVPGMAHAMMLEPGWDGVADRLVKWLWARGVR